The following coding sequences are from one Clostridioides difficile ATCC 9689 = DSM 1296 window:
- a CDS encoding DNA topoisomerase 3, giving the protein MILIIAEKPSVAQTIAAVLGAKEKKDGFLTGSGYIVSWCVGHLVGLAEAAAYREQYKKWSYDSLPILPQEWKYTVAADKEKQFKTLKELMHRADVSEVVNACDAGREGELIFRFVYEMAGCKKPMRRLWISSMEDSAIKEGFSRLKNGEEYDALFASALCRAKADWLIGINATRLFSVLYNHTLNVGRVQTPTLKMLVDRDAAITTFKKEKYYHVRLALSGAEAASEKLSDRSEADRLKAACETSKAVCTSLVKEKKTAAPPKLFDLTSLQREANRLFGYTAKQTLDLAQALYEKRLLTYPRTDSSYLTDDMGDTAAGIIKLLCGKFSFMAGKDFTPELGKALNSKKVSDHHAIIPTMELAKSDLAALPESERNILTLAGARLLMATAALHTFEAVTAVFECAGQSFTARGKTILCEGWKEIDRKYRAALKNKPETDDADSNTEKTLPPFTEGQTFENPAATVTEHDTTPPKPHNEASLLSAMERAGSEDTDPDAERKGLGTPATRAAVIEKLVKGGFVERKGKQLLPTKDGINLVCVLPDTLTSPQLTAEWENNLTQIAKGKADPAAFMEGIEDMARELVKTYPFLSDDKAQMFKPEREALGSCPRCGSPVYEGKKNYYCSNKECIFTMWKNDRFFEERKVTFTPKIAAALLKSGKVNVKKLYSPKTGKTYDGTIVLADTGGKYVNYRVELPKKK; this is encoded by the coding sequence TTGATTTTAATTATTGCAGAAAAGCCCAGTGTGGCGCAGACAATCGCTGCCGTACTTGGGGCAAAGGAAAAGAAAGACGGATTTCTCACAGGAAGCGGCTATATCGTTTCTTGGTGCGTGGGACATTTGGTAGGGCTTGCGGAAGCTGCCGCCTATCGGGAACAGTATAAAAAGTGGAGCTATGACAGCTTACCGATTTTGCCGCAGGAATGGAAGTACACCGTTGCGGCTGACAAGGAAAAGCAATTCAAGACCTTAAAAGAGCTTATGCACCGGGCAGACGTTTCCGAAGTCGTCAATGCCTGCGACGCAGGGCGCGAGGGAGAACTCATTTTCCGTTTTGTCTATGAAATGGCAGGCTGCAAGAAACCTATGCGCCGCCTTTGGATTTCTTCTATGGAGGACAGCGCAATCAAAGAGGGCTTTTCCCGTCTGAAGAACGGCGAGGAATACGACGCGCTCTTTGCTTCCGCATTATGCAGGGCAAAGGCTGACTGGTTAATTGGTATCAATGCCACCCGCCTTTTCTCTGTCCTTTACAACCACACCTTGAACGTGGGACGCGTACAGACCCCGACCTTAAAAATGCTTGTTGACCGGGACGCAGCGATTACCACATTCAAGAAAGAAAAATACTACCATGTGCGCCTTGCCTTATCCGGCGCGGAAGCTGCAAGTGAAAAACTGTCTGACCGTTCCGAAGCTGACAGGCTGAAAGCTGCTTGCGAAACGTCAAAAGCAGTCTGCACTTCCCTTGTGAAAGAGAAAAAGACCGCAGCCCCGCCAAAGCTCTTTGACCTTACCTCTTTACAGAGGGAAGCAAACCGCCTGTTCGGATATACCGCAAAGCAGACCCTTGACCTTGCACAAGCCCTGTATGAAAAAAGACTTCTTACTTATCCGAGAACCGACAGCAGCTATCTGACTGACGACATGGGCGACACAGCGGCGGGCATTATCAAGCTGCTTTGTGGGAAATTTTCTTTTATGGCGGGAAAAGACTTCACGCCGGAGCTTGGAAAGGCTCTGAACAGTAAAAAGGTATCAGACCACCATGCCATTATCCCGACTATGGAGCTTGCAAAGTCCGACCTTGCCGCGCTGCCGGAAAGCGAAAGGAATATCCTTACCCTTGCAGGGGCGCGTCTACTTATGGCGACCGCTGCACTACATACCTTTGAAGCGGTTACAGCAGTTTTTGAATGTGCCGGACAGTCCTTTACCGCAAGGGGCAAGACCATTCTTTGTGAGGGTTGGAAAGAGATTGACCGAAAATACAGGGCAGCCTTAAAGAACAAACCCGAAACGGACGACGCAGACAGCAACACAGAAAAGACCCTGCCGCCATTTACCGAGGGACAGACCTTTGAAAATCCGGCGGCAACGGTAACGGAGCATGACACAACACCGCCAAAACCTCACAACGAAGCGTCGCTGCTCTCTGCTATGGAGCGCGCCGGAAGCGAGGACACCGACCCGGACGCAGAACGCAAAGGGCTTGGAACTCCCGCCACCCGCGCCGCCGTCATTGAAAAACTGGTAAAGGGCGGTTTTGTGGAGCGAAAAGGCAAGCAGCTACTTCCCACAAAGGACGGTATCAACCTTGTGTGCGTCCTGCCGGACACCTTGACAAGCCCGCAGCTTACCGCAGAATGGGAAAACAATCTAACGCAGATTGCTAAAGGCAAGGCAGACCCCGCCGCATTTATGGAGGGTATCGAGGATATGGCGCGGGAACTGGTAAAGACCTATCCGTTTCTTTCTGATGATAAAGCGCAGATGTTCAAGCCGGAACGGGAAGCGTTGGGAAGCTGTCCCCGCTGCGGTTCTCCTGTTTATGAGGGAAAGAAAAACTACTATTGCAGCAATAAAGAATGTATCTTTACCATGTGGAAAAATGACCGTTTCTTTGAAGAACGAAAAGTAACCTTTACCCCCAAAATTGCCGCTGCACTCTTAAAATCCGGCAAAGTAAATGTGAAAAAGCTCTATTCCCCAAAGACGGGCAAAACCTACGACGGAACTATCGTATTGGCTGATACGGGCGGGAAATATGTCAACTACCGGGTGGAGCTTCCGAAGAAAAAATAA
- a CDS encoding plasmid mobilization protein, producing the protein MNGRKRKVQIKFYVTEEERALIEQKMKLVPTQNMAAYLRKIAIDGYIIQTDHSDIKAMTAEIQKIGVNINQIAKRVNATGSVYQADIEEIKGVLAEIWRLQRLSLLKAR; encoded by the coding sequence ATGAACGGACGCAAAAGAAAAGTACAAATCAAATTCTATGTAACAGAGGAAGAACGGGCGTTGATTGAGCAGAAAATGAAGCTCGTCCCTACCCAAAACATGGCGGCGTATCTTCGCAAGATTGCTATTGACGGGTACATCATTCAGACAGACCATAGCGATATAAAAGCCATGACAGCGGAGATACAGAAAATAGGGGTCAATATCAATCAGATTGCAAAGCGTGTCAATGCGACAGGCAGCGTCTACCAAGCGGACATAGAGGAAATAAAGGGGGTGCTTGCGGAGATATGGCGGTTACAAAGATTAAGCCTATTAAAAGCACGTTGA
- a CDS encoding DUF3781 domain-containing protein, with product MEDKKILLDNIDKIHTTEMGIDRIKRNLKIDTADVVEYCKNKVLDKNCNIYKQGKNWYCEVENIKITINSYSYTIITAHIVK from the coding sequence ATGGAAGATAAAAAGATATTGCTTGATAATATTGATAAAATTCATACAACCGAAATGGGAATTGATAGAATTAAAAGAAACCTAAAAATAGATACAGCAGATGTTGTTGAGTATTGCAAAAATAAGGTGTTGGATAAAAATTGCAATATATACAAACAGGGTAAAAATTGGTATTGCGAAGTTGAAAATATCAAAATTACTATCAATTCATATAGTTATACAATTATCACAGCACATATTGTTAAGTAA
- a CDS encoding transposon-transfer assisting family protein, producing MIRLTVEEMNLLSIYHEGSKVQLIENMTAALPFMDEDMRPFAERTLQKISPLTENEYAELAIFAADEV from the coding sequence ATGATTAGACTGACCGTTGAAGAAATGAACCTGTTGAGTATTTACCATGAGGGAAGCAAGGTACAGCTTATTGAAAATATGACGGCTGCGTTGCCATTCATGGACGAGGATATGCGCCCCTTTGCAGAGCGCACCTTACAAAAAATCTCCCCACTAACAGAAAACGAGTATGCGGAGCTTGCCATTTTCGCCGCTGATGAGGTATGA
- a CDS encoding GNAT family N-acetyltransferase yields the protein MDYIIREMRSEEYCLLSDFLYEAIYIPEGIEPPPKSVIECPELQEYIVEFGNRKHDKALVAEMQGNVIGAIWVRIMNDYGHIDNDTPSLAMSVHKKYRGLGIGTSLLKQLLQVEKLAGYSKISLSVQKSNYAVKMYEKVGFTVVDENNEEYIMIVNL from the coding sequence ATGGACTATATAATACGAGAAATGAGAAGTGAAGAATACTGTTTATTAAGTGATTTTTTGTACGAAGCGATTTATATTCCAGAAGGAATTGAACCGCCACCTAAATCAGTAATAGAATGTCCAGAATTACAAGAATATATCGTTGAGTTTGGAAATCGAAAACACGATAAAGCCTTAGTTGCAGAAATGCAGGGAAATGTAATAGGAGCTATTTGGGTAAGAATTATGAATGATTATGGACACATTGATAATGATACTCCATCGCTTGCTATGTCTGTCCACAAAAAATACAGAGGATTAGGCATTGGAACTTCATTATTGAAACAACTATTACAGGTAGAAAAATTGGCTGGATATTCAAAAATATCCTTATCCGTTCAGAAAAGTAATTATGCAGTCAAGATGTACGAGAAAGTGGGATTTACTGTTGTTGATGAAAATAATGAGGAATATATTATGATTGTAAATCTATAA
- a CDS encoding cysteine-rich VLP domain-containing protein, with protein sequence MTGVKRLTPPQSRKVNSLVKKECCNCERGHCILLDDGEECVCPQLISYSLLCKWFQIAVLPLDKLLYAELFKTEDKKRCSECGTFFVSKSNSVKYCPDCRKRITRRQAAERMRKRRAAVTQ encoded by the coding sequence ATGACCGGGGTTAAGCGGCTCACGCCGCCACAGAGCCGGAAAGTCAACAGCCTTGTGAAAAAGGAGTGCTGTAACTGCGAGCGCGGACACTGTATCTTACTGGACGACGGGGAGGAATGTGTCTGTCCGCAGCTTATTTCCTATTCACTTTTATGCAAGTGGTTTCAGATTGCCGTACTTCCTCTTGATAAGCTGCTGTATGCAGAGCTATTCAAGACCGAGGACAAAAAGCGTTGTAGTGAGTGCGGCACATTCTTTGTATCAAAATCAAACAGCGTCAAATACTGCCCGGACTGCCGAAAGCGTATTACCCGCAGACAGGCAGCCGAACGCATGAGGAAACGACGCGCGGCGGTTACGCAATAA
- a CDS encoding DUF1697 domain-containing protein — protein sequence MKRYIALLRGINISGKNKVPMAELKQGFEKLNYAEVKTYLNSGNVIFSSDEADTIKLTSQIEEMIKNQFSLDIPVFVISKEELEDILHHAPDWWGDESKEIYDNLIFIMPPATFKDVYNEIGEPKEGLEKIEEYKETVFWSFSRKDYQKTNWWSKTASANISSNLTIRTANTVRKIVSM from the coding sequence ATGAAAAGATATATCGCCTTATTGCGAGGTATCAATATAAGCGGAAAAAACAAAGTGCCAATGGCAGAATTAAAGCAAGGTTTTGAAAAACTTAATTATGCAGAGGTCAAGACCTATTTAAACAGCGGTAATGTGATTTTTTCAAGTGATGAAGCCGACACAATCAAGCTTACAAGCCAGATTGAAGAAATGATTAAAAATCAGTTTAGTTTAGATATTCCTGTCTTTGTCATATCAAAAGAAGAACTTGAGGACATTTTACATCATGCGCCCGACTGGTGGGGAGATGAAAGTAAGGAGATTTATGACAATCTAATCTTTATCATGCCACCCGCTACATTCAAAGATGTATATAACGAAATCGGAGAGCCTAAAGAGGGATTAGAAAAGATAGAGGAATACAAAGAAACGGTATTTTGGTCTTTCAGCCGTAAAGATTACCAAAAAACAAACTGGTGGTCTAAAACAGCAAGTGCAAATATTAGCTCAAACCTAACGATAAGAACAGCGAATACGGTTAGAAAAATAGTTAGTATGTAA
- a CDS encoding DUF6050 family protein has product MTRGEIWKDFFKRTVLPAVIALFLFFMFKNVFTEDGQTNYFYVWLCCGIPFGIRRMFVWLVPHGYDIAGTVGIVALNFILGGIIGGVILIWRLVVATWYIPLTIYRLLTADKGATPQINMEK; this is encoded by the coding sequence ATGACACGCGGGGAAATTTGGAAAGACTTTTTCAAGAGAACTGTTTTGCCCGCCGTTATCGCATTGTTTTTATTCTTCATGTTCAAGAACGTCTTTACAGAGGACGGGCAGACCAATTACTTTTATGTATGGCTGTGCTGCGGTATTCCCTTTGGTATTCGCCGTATGTTCGTATGGCTTGTACCGCATGGGTATGACATAGCCGGAACGGTGGGTATCGTCGCCCTCAACTTTATTTTGGGCGGCATTATCGGCGGGGTTATTTTGATATGGCGGCTTGTCGTGGCTACATGGTATATCCCCCTTACGATATATCGTTTACTTACCGCAGATAAGGGTGCAACCCCTCAAATCAACATGGAAAAATAG
- a CDS encoding relaxase/mobilization nuclease domain-containing protein yields MAVTKIKPIKSTLSKALDYIQNPDKTDGKTLVSSFGCSYKTADIEFEYTLSQARQKGNNLAFHLIQSFEPGEVDCEKAHAIGKQLADAVTKGQHEYVLTTHIDKGHIHNHIIFCAVNFVDYHKYNSNKRSYYGIRNMSDKLCRENGLSVVVPGKGSKGKSYVEYQAEKTGTSWKGKLKIAVDTLIPQVASFEELLQRLQAAGYEIKPGKYISCRAPGQERFTRLKTLGADYTEEAIKERIAGKRTKAAKAPKEQRGVSLLIDIENSIKAQESRGYEQWAKIHNLKLAAKTMNFLTEHQIEQYADLVSRIEEISAENEKTADTLKSVEKRLADMAVLMKHVTTYQKTKPVYEAYRRAKDKDAYRAKQESGLILHEAAVKTLKAVGVTKLPNLAAMQEEYGKLQAQKEALYADYGRLKKQVKEYDVIKQNIDSILRQDKEPEREKGKERE; encoded by the coding sequence ATGGCGGTTACAAAGATTAAGCCTATTAAAAGCACGTTGAGCAAAGCCCTTGACTATATCCAAAACCCGGATAAAACAGACGGGAAAACGCTTGTGTCCTCCTTTGGGTGCAGCTATAAAACGGCAGATATTGAGTTTGAATATACTTTGTCGCAGGCTCGGCAAAAAGGGAACAACTTAGCTTTTCATCTGATACAATCTTTTGAGCCGGGAGAGGTGGACTGTGAGAAAGCCCACGCAATCGGAAAGCAGCTTGCCGACGCGGTAACAAAAGGACAGCATGAATACGTCCTAACTACCCACATAGACAAGGGGCATATCCATAACCACATCATTTTTTGTGCGGTCAACTTTGTTGACTACCATAAGTACAATTCCAATAAGCGCAGCTACTACGGCATACGGAACATGAGCGATAAGCTGTGCCGGGAAAATGGGTTGTCCGTTGTCGTTCCGGGCAAAGGCAGTAAGGGAAAAAGCTATGTGGAGTATCAAGCGGAAAAGACGGGAACAAGTTGGAAAGGCAAGCTGAAAATTGCCGTTGATACGCTTATCCCCCAAGTAGCAAGTTTTGAAGAATTGTTGCAGCGGTTACAAGCGGCGGGCTATGAGATAAAGCCGGGAAAATATATCTCCTGCCGCGCTCCCGGACAGGAACGGTTTACCCGCTTAAAAACTCTCGGTGCAGATTATACAGAGGAAGCAATCAAAGAACGGATTGCAGGCAAGCGCACAAAGGCGGCGAAAGCTCCCAAAGAGCAGCGCGGCGTATCGCTGCTTATTGACATTGAAAACAGTATCAAGGCACAAGAGAGCCGGGGCTATGAACAGTGGGCGAAAATCCATAATCTGAAACTGGCAGCAAAGACTATGAATTTCTTGACGGAACATCAGATTGAGCAGTACGCGGATTTAGTCAGCCGGATTGAGGAAATAAGTGCGGAAAATGAAAAGACAGCAGACACATTAAAGAGCGTGGAGAAGCGTCTTGCAGATATGGCGGTGCTGATGAAGCACGTCACCACCTATCAAAAGACAAAACCAGTCTATGAAGCATACCGCAGGGCAAAGGATAAGGACGCATACCGGGCAAAACAGGAAAGCGGTCTGATACTCCATGAAGCGGCAGTAAAGACCCTAAAAGCGGTGGGCGTTACCAAGCTCCCCAATCTCGCCGCCATGCAGGAAGAATACGGGAAGCTCCAAGCGCAGAAAGAAGCCCTTTACGCTGATTATGGTAGGCTGAAAAAACAGGTCAAAGAATACGACGTTATCAAACAGAACATAGACAGCATTTTGCGGCAGGACAAAGAGCCGGAACGGGAAAAAGGTAAAGAACGTGAGTAG
- a CDS encoding antirestriction protein ArdA: MASLRDTVKDYQEELRDGIAWVAFWKTGRSWNAEYFHLEIGDYLYPEDRSRMEEIKQTDPAAVVVNGYYSGYLGEDMSLDELTAGVRRHYENGYSNIGEFIEAHDDRLPPELIEEARAAAHAAGLPFSEKAYRDGEEPDPYLFDGSMSMEDYELMHRMIENERSERMAETILSGYLSNLGKYTEGRPAGEWVSFPTTAEHLKEVFDRIGIDGKNYGELHITEYQSSIAGLAGKLTELESLDELNYLSELLKMQFDDDQEKFVAAMAYGDHTRDLQDIINLAQNLDCYWLYPSVQSEEDYGRYLIEELDELELPEEAKKYFMYEEYGRDAAINDGGRFTEQGYIYNNRNTFTEWYDGRDVPEEYRVTPQPPVQEKEQADLDASTAIPTAATEQPPVLPIILSSEKPADKMKEITDRLEQGILGLYESDRYADYLRTMSKFHDYSLNNTILIAMQGGNLVKGYKQWEKEFDRHVKPGEKAIKILAPSPFTVKKQVEKIDPDTQKPVFDKDGKPVTEEKEIKIPAFRVVSVFDISQTEGKELPALTYELTGNVEQYKDFFAALEKTSPFAMGFEALSGGVKGRCNYEEKRIIINEGMDELQNIKTAIHEIAHATLHDTALAMPERPDRRTREVQAESVAYAVCQHYGLDTSDYSFGYIAGWSSGKELAELKGSLETIRSTAAKLIDTIDGHFSEIQKAQDKEQTTEQAQPAQEAAKQPEAEAAAPELPEETAPVQEKKTKPEQAAPAAPYYTINEAAAKRAKDMNSFSDYKQGSATAEYRHYVDEAVQLAERQKQRVDPMYHEKIDSLLDTYARKLAANMNKGYEIDARVPSILIAGGSNFLTRKKEKQNAARDSNYREWQDIQGLLDKIRSTGMGGISADDPQAVQKLEKKLESLEKSQETMKAVNAYYRKHKTLDGCPHLSPEQLEKLKADMASSWHLGDKPFATWALSNNSAEIRRVKDRIKSLSQQKEIGFVGWEFDGGKVEANTEANRLQIFFEDKPDEATREALKNNGFRWSPKAGAWQRQLTSNAYYAADYIKAIAPLTGEKPTELQRAHIRAQKVAALEQPAQGQPEQEAPQDKDTFSIYQIKGGDETRDLRFEPYDRLTAAGYRVDVKNYALVYSAPLTPGTSLEDIYTRFNIDHPKDFKGHSLSVSDVVVLHQNGQDTAHYVDSFGYKEVPEFFKEQEKALIPDELETGETIKTPRGTFYVTAMSRAQMEAAGYGLHHQSDDGKYLIMGNGTRAFAIAAEQPENYLKTAEQTTEQNYNMIDGQINNTPTAAELEEKAKAGGQISLAEYAEALKAEKKQTEPEKKPSIRAQLRADKEKTAQKKAAKTKNHELEV; this comes from the coding sequence ATGGCAAGTTTACGGGACACCGTAAAGGACTATCAAGAAGAATTAAGGGACGGTATCGCTTGGGTGGCGTTTTGGAAAACGGGACGTTCTTGGAACGCCGAATATTTCCACCTTGAAATAGGCGACTACCTCTACCCGGAGGACAGAAGCCGCATGGAAGAAATCAAACAGACTGACCCCGCCGCCGTTGTGGTAAACGGCTATTATTCCGGCTATCTTGGCGAGGATATGAGCCTTGACGAACTGACCGCCGGGGTGCGCCGCCACTACGAAAACGGATATAGCAATATCGGGGAATTTATCGAAGCCCACGACGACAGGCTGCCGCCGGAGCTTATCGAGGAAGCAAGAGCCGCCGCCCACGCTGCGGGGCTACCTTTCTCTGAAAAAGCCTACCGGGACGGCGAAGAACCCGACCCCTATCTATTTGACGGGAGCATGAGCATGGAGGACTACGAACTTATGCACCGCATGATTGAAAACGAAAGGAGTGAACGCATGGCAGAAACGATTTTAAGCGGGTATCTTTCTAATCTTGGAAAGTACACCGAGGGCAGACCTGCGGGCGAATGGGTATCATTCCCCACGACTGCCGAGCATTTGAAAGAAGTCTTTGACCGTATCGGGATAGACGGCAAAAACTACGGGGAGCTGCACATCACAGAATACCAGTCCTCTATTGCAGGACTGGCAGGAAAATTGACCGAGCTTGAAAGCCTTGACGAGCTGAACTATTTGAGCGAACTTTTGAAAATGCAGTTTGACGACGACCAGGAAAAATTTGTTGCAGCTATGGCATACGGCGACCATACAAGGGACTTGCAGGACATCATCAACCTTGCACAAAACCTTGATTGTTACTGGCTTTACCCGTCCGTACAGAGTGAGGAAGATTACGGGCGTTATTTGATTGAAGAACTGGACGAGTTGGAGCTGCCCGAAGAAGCAAAAAAATATTTCATGTATGAGGAATACGGGCGGGACGCTGCTATCAATGACGGGGGCAGATTTACCGAACAGGGCTATATCTACAATAACCGCAACACCTTTACAGAATGGTACGACGGGCGCGACGTGCCGGAGGAATACCGGGTAACGCCGCAGCCGCCAGTACAGGAAAAGGAACAGGCAGACCTTGACGCTTCCACAGCCATACCGACCGCCGCCACAGAGCAGCCCCCGGTTCTCCCGATTATCCTATCTTCTGAAAAGCCCGCTGACAAAATGAAAGAGATTACCGACCGACTGGAACAAGGGATTTTAGGACTGTATGAAAGCGACCGTTACGCCGATTATCTGCGTACCATGTCAAAATTCCATGATTACAGCCTTAACAATACAATCCTTATCGCCATGCAGGGCGGCAATCTTGTGAAAGGCTATAAACAATGGGAAAAGGAATTTGACCGCCATGTAAAGCCCGGAGAAAAAGCTATCAAGATACTTGCACCGTCCCCGTTTACCGTTAAGAAACAAGTGGAAAAAATCGACCCGGACACCCAAAAGCCTGTTTTCGATAAGGACGGGAAACCTGTTACCGAGGAAAAGGAAATCAAGATACCCGCCTTTCGTGTGGTATCTGTCTTTGATATTTCACAGACCGAGGGAAAGGAGCTTCCTGCCCTTACCTATGAGCTGACGGGCAACGTGGAACAATACAAGGATTTTTTCGCTGCCCTTGAAAAGACTTCTCCCTTTGCTATGGGATTTGAAGCACTAAGCGGCGGCGTAAAAGGACGCTGCAATTATGAGGAAAAGCGTATCATCATCAACGAGGGCATGGACGAATTGCAGAATATCAAGACCGCAATCCATGAAATCGCCCACGCCACGCTGCATGATACCGCCCTTGCCATGCCGGAACGCCCCGACCGCCGCACCCGCGAGGTACAGGCGGAAAGCGTCGCCTATGCTGTCTGCCAACATTACGGGCTTGATACGTCGGACTATTCTTTTGGGTATATCGCCGGGTGGAGCAGCGGAAAAGAACTTGCAGAACTGAAAGGCTCTCTTGAAACAATCCGCAGCACCGCCGCAAAGCTGATTGATACCATAGACGGACATTTTTCAGAAATCCAAAAGGCACAGGATAAGGAACAGACCACCGAACAGGCGCAGCCCGCACAGGAAGCCGCCAAACAGCCCGAAGCAGAAGCAGCCGCGCCGGAGCTTCCCGAAGAAACAGCCCCGGTACAGGAAAAAAAAACAAAGCCGGAACAGGCTGCACCCGCCGCCCCTTATTACACTATCAATGAAGCTGCCGCCAAACGTGCAAAGGATATGAACAGCTTTTCCGATTATAAGCAAGGCAGCGCGACGGCTGAATACAGGCATTATGTAGATGAAGCCGTACAGCTTGCAGAAAGGCAAAAACAGCGGGTAGACCCGATGTACCATGAGAAAATCGACAGTCTGCTTGACACCTACGCCCGGAAACTGGCGGCGAACATGAACAAAGGCTATGAGATTGACGCGCGTGTTCCCTCTATCCTGATTGCGGGCGGCTCTAACTTTCTCACAAGGAAGAAAGAAAAGCAGAACGCAGCCCGCGACAGCAATTATCGGGAATGGCAGGACATACAGGGGCTTCTTGATAAAATCCGCAGCACCGGCATGGGCGGTATCAGCGCAGACGACCCACAGGCAGTACAGAAATTAGAAAAGAAACTGGAAAGCCTTGAAAAATCACAGGAAACCATGAAAGCTGTAAACGCCTATTACCGCAAGCATAAGACCCTTGACGGCTGCCCGCATTTGTCGCCGGAACAGCTTGAAAAATTAAAAGCAGACATGGCGAGCAGTTGGCATTTAGGGGACAAGCCCTTTGCGACTTGGGCGTTATCCAACAACAGCGCAGAAATCCGGCGCGTGAAAGACCGTATCAAATCCCTTTCACAGCAAAAAGAAATCGGTTTTGTGGGGTGGGAATTTGACGGCGGCAAGGTGGAAGCAAACACCGAAGCGAACCGCCTGCAAATCTTCTTTGAGGATAAGCCGGACGAAGCCACGCGGGAAGCCCTAAAAAATAATGGCTTCCGTTGGTCGCCAAAAGCCGGGGCATGGCAGCGGCAGCTTACCAGTAACGCCTATTATGCGGCTGATTATATCAAGGCGATTGCACCTCTTACCGGGGAAAAGCCGACCGAGTTACAGCGGGCACATATCCGGGCGCAAAAGGTAGCTGCACTGGAACAACCCGCACAGGGGCAGCCGGAACAGGAAGCCCCACAGGACAAAGATACCTTTTCCATTTACCAGATAAAAGGCGGGGACGAAACAAGGGATTTGCGCTTTGAACCTTACGACCGTCTGACTGCCGCAGGATACCGGGTAGACGTGAAAAACTATGCGCTTGTCTATTCCGCACCTCTTACGCCAGGGACTTCCCTTGAAGATATTTACACCCGCTTTAATATCGACCACCCGAAAGATTTTAAGGGACACAGCCTTTCCGTTTCCGACGTGGTGGTGCTTCATCAGAACGGACAGGACACCGCCCACTATGTAGACAGCTTCGGTTATAAGGAAGTACCGGAGTTTTTTAAGGAGCAGGAAAAAGCCCTCATTCCCGACGAATTGGAAACAGGCGAAACAATCAAAACGCCGAGGGGGACTTTCTATGTAACCGCCATGAGCCGCGCGCAAATGGAAGCTGCCGGATATGGATTGCACCACCAGTCCGACGACGGAAAATATCTGATTATGGGGAACGGAACGCGGGCGTTTGCCATTGCCGCAGAGCAACCGGAAAACTATCTGAAAACTGCCGAGCAGACCACCGAGCAAAACTACAACATGATTGACGGGCAGATAAATAACACCCCGACCGCTGCGGAACTGGAGGAAAAGGCAAAAGCCGGAGGACAGATTTCCCTTGCAGAATACGCCGAAGCCCTCAAAGCAGAAAAGAAACAGACAGAACCGGAGAAAAAGCCCTCTATCCGGGCGCAGCTTAGAGCAGACAAAGAAAAGACCGCACAGAAAAAAGCGGCAAAAACAAAAAATCACGAATTGGAGGTATGA
- a CDS encoding helix-turn-helix domain-containing protein: MAKRPVEKYDFKAFGEAIKAARTGRKESRKQVSDEMYISPRYLANIENKGQHPSLQIFFELMLRYNISVDQFLLDTPTQKDTKRRQLDALLDDMSDNGIRIVTATAKEISEVEKEDK, encoded by the coding sequence ATGGCAAAAAGACCGGTAGAAAAATATGACTTCAAGGCATTTGGAGAAGCTATAAAAGCTGCGCGGACGGGGCGCAAAGAAAGCCGCAAACAGGTAAGTGATGAAATGTATATTTCTCCTCGCTATCTTGCAAATATCGAAAACAAAGGACAGCACCCCAGTCTGCAAATCTTTTTTGAGCTTATGCTTCGTTACAATATATCCGTAGACCAGTTTCTTTTAGATACGCCCACCCAAAAAGATACAAAGCGGCGGCAGCTCGACGCTCTCCTTGATGATATGAGCGATAATGGCATACGGATTGTAACGGCAACTGCAAAAGAAATTTCAGAAGTCGAAAAAGAGGACAAATAA
- a CDS encoding helix-turn-helix domain-containing protein produces the protein MEQEMPDYETIHAAVTGEKWALEKVLDCYGDEINHLAMVKKRQPDGTTKEEIDEDLRQTLILKLLEAIPQFPIEKE, from the coding sequence ATGGAACAGGAAATGCCGGACTATGAAACGATACACGCCGCCGTTACGGGCGAAAAATGGGCGTTGGAAAAAGTGCTTGATTGTTACGGCGACGAAATCAACCACCTTGCAATGGTAAAAAAGCGTCAGCCGGACGGAACGACAAAAGAAGAAATCGACGAAGATTTACGGCAAACACTCATACTGAAACTGTTAGAAGCTATCCCACAATTCCCAATCGAAAAGGAGTGA